A stretch of Faecalibacterium duncaniae DNA encodes these proteins:
- a CDS encoding DUF4869 domain-containing protein has translation MLNIFYGDMKEAVYNTASYFKYDYEEDWIVDPMVKEMIQDVDKSTVIDSGVIDSPVLGKIPPIGLSGGVKTLILVKFEPEKVFNVSTCGDNCAKWLLKIAEQEDRTVNLRHLMDFGKKPFTIKVLNTNQIVHSMEELILAAGEFV, from the coding sequence ATGCTGAACATTTTTTACGGTGATATGAAGGAAGCGGTGTACAATACGGCTTCTTATTTCAAATACGATTACGAGGAAGACTGGATCGTTGACCCGATGGTCAAGGAAATGATTCAGGATGTGGATAAGTCTACCGTTATCGACAGTGGTGTAATTGACAGCCCGGTCTTGGGTAAAATTCCACCGATTGGTTTGTCTGGTGGCGTAAAGACACTGATTTTGGTAAAGTTTGAGCCGGAGAAAGTGTTCAATGTATCGACTTGCGGTGACAACTGTGCAAAGTGGCTGCTCAAAATTGCAGAGCAGGAGGATCGCACGGTGAATTTGCGTCACCTGATGGATTTTGGCAAAAAGCCGTTTACAATAAAAGTGCTGAATACGAATCAAATCGTTCACAGTATGGAAGAGCTGATTTTGGCCGCAGGTGAGTTTGTGTAA